The Streptomyces sp. NBC_01275 genome has a segment encoding these proteins:
- a CDS encoding carbohydrate-binding module family 20 domain-containing protein has product MTIGPRPPSVLQRTATAAAAAALALAGVIALPAAPAHADATTSGDVIANLWEYNWNSVASECTDVLGPGGYGAVWVAPPAESLKQSNFYWWDVYQPYSYDLTGRFGTAAQFASMVTACHTAGVKVYTDAVINHTAAQTGTGYNGTTITNKYDTPNWDPGDYHTSAECNDSDLIIDDWSNLSEIQNCELLGLPDLETEDDNVRSGIAAFLNKQIALGVDGFRIDAAKHIPVTDLNAIWARLNTTTSGSAPYIFQEVYPGSTPAASDYYASGDVLDFTYASRLKSAFQGNVSDLSSLESSGILPAANSVSFVTNHDTERNGLHMSYKDGDAYRLANVFELAYKWATPTIYSGFEWSSSDQAPPNSSGFVTDTNCSSGWYCLQRDTAIAGMVKWHNAVGSAAVTNWSTKSSNVIGFGRGTGGYIALNNGSSAATHTFATGMADGTYANVVDNGTTTVTVSGGNATLTVPAKSAIAFYDGAFTPCTACEPDDGGSTSTVSATFGEYASTTSGTNVYVVGSIAALGGWDASKAVQLSSAGYPIWSGSVNVPINTSFEYKYIKKDSAGNVTWESNANRSATSTTSALTLNNSWNVASASATDVTFNVTATTTLGTDVYVVGSLASLGSWNTADAIPLSSAAYPTWSKLAIVPRSTSFEYKFIKKDGSGNVTWESGTNRSYTTGTSSGYVTADTWK; this is encoded by the coding sequence ATGACCATCGGACCCCGCCCCCCGAGCGTTCTCCAGCGCACCGCGACCGCCGCGGCCGCCGCCGCACTGGCCCTGGCAGGCGTGATCGCCCTGCCCGCCGCACCGGCCCACGCCGACGCCACGACCTCCGGCGACGTGATCGCCAACCTGTGGGAGTACAACTGGAACTCGGTCGCCTCCGAGTGCACGGACGTGCTCGGACCGGGCGGCTACGGCGCGGTCTGGGTCGCCCCGCCCGCCGAGTCCCTCAAGCAGTCCAACTTCTACTGGTGGGACGTCTACCAGCCGTACTCCTACGACCTGACCGGCCGCTTCGGGACCGCGGCCCAGTTCGCGTCGATGGTCACCGCCTGCCACACCGCGGGCGTCAAGGTCTACACGGACGCGGTGATCAACCACACCGCCGCCCAGACCGGCACCGGCTACAACGGCACGACGATCACCAACAAGTACGACACCCCGAACTGGGACCCGGGCGACTACCACACGTCCGCGGAGTGCAACGACTCCGACCTGATCATCGACGACTGGTCCAACCTCAGCGAGATCCAGAACTGCGAACTGCTGGGCCTGCCCGACCTGGAGACCGAGGACGACAACGTCCGCTCGGGCATCGCGGCCTTCCTCAACAAGCAGATCGCCCTGGGCGTCGACGGCTTCCGCATCGACGCGGCCAAGCACATCCCGGTCACGGACCTCAACGCGATCTGGGCCAGGCTGAACACCACGACGTCGGGCTCCGCGCCGTACATCTTCCAGGAGGTGTACCCGGGTTCGACGCCGGCCGCCTCCGACTACTACGCCTCGGGCGACGTCCTGGACTTCACCTACGCGAGCAGGCTGAAGTCGGCGTTCCAGGGGAACGTGAGCGATCTGTCCTCCCTGGAGAGCAGCGGCATCCTCCCGGCCGCCAACTCGGTGTCCTTCGTGACGAACCACGACACCGAGCGCAACGGCCTGCACATGAGCTACAAGGACGGCGACGCCTACCGGCTCGCCAACGTCTTCGAGCTGGCCTACAAGTGGGCGACCCCCACGATCTACTCGGGCTTCGAGTGGTCCTCCTCCGACCAGGCCCCGCCGAACTCCAGCGGCTTCGTGACGGACACGAACTGCTCCAGCGGCTGGTACTGCCTGCAACGCGACACCGCCATCGCAGGCATGGTGAAGTGGCACAACGCGGTCGGCTCGGCGGCGGTGACCAACTGGTCCACGAAGTCCTCGAACGTCATCGGCTTCGGCCGCGGCACGGGCGGCTACATCGCCCTCAACAACGGTTCGTCCGCGGCGACTCACACCTTCGCCACCGGAATGGCCGACGGCACGTACGCCAACGTCGTCGACAACGGCACGACGACCGTGACGGTCTCCGGCGGCAACGCCACCCTCACCGTCCCGGCGAAGAGCGCGATCGCCTTCTACGACGGCGCGTTCACCCCGTGCACGGCCTGCGAGCCCGACGACGGCGGGTCGACGTCCACGGTGAGCGCGACCTTCGGCGAGTACGCGTCGACGACGAGCGGCACGAACGTCTACGTCGTCGGCTCGATCGCGGCGCTGGGCGGCTGGGACGCGTCCAAGGCCGTCCAGCTGTCGTCCGCCGGCTATCCGATCTGGTCGGGGTCGGTGAACGTGCCGATCAACACGTCGTTCGAGTACAAGTACATCAAGAAGGACTCGGCCGGGAACGTGACCTGGGAGTCCAACGCCAACAGGTCGGCCACGAGCACGACTTCGGCGCTCACCCTGAACAACTCCTGGAACGTGGCGAGCGCGAGCGCCACCGACGTCACCTTCAACGTCACCGCCACGACGACCCTGGGCACCGATGTCTACGTCGTCGGCTCCCTCGCCTCCCTCGGCTCCTGGAACACGGCCGACGCGATCCCGCTCTCCTCGGCCGCCTACCCGACCTGGAGCAAGCTCGCCATCGTCCCCCGGAGCACGTCCTTCGAGTACAAGTTCATCAAGAAGGACGGCTCCGGAAACGTGACATGGGAGTCGGGCACGAACCGCTCGTACACGACGGGCACTTCCTCCGGCTACGTCACGGCCGACACCTGGAAGTAG
- a CDS encoding alpha-amylase family protein: MARTRALSGALALAAATVLTAPATAAHASPPGVKDVTAVLFEWNFASVAKECTNTLGPAGYGYVQVSPPAEHIQGSQWWTSYQPVSYKIAGRLGDRTAFRSMVDTCHAAGVKVVVDTVVNHMAAGSGTGTGGSSYTKYDYPGLYSSYDFDDCTSWVTNYSDRWNVQHCELVGLADLDTNESYVRSAIAGYMNDLLTLGVDGFRIDAAKHIDTADLANIKSRLTSPSAYWKQEVIYGSGEAVQPTEYTGNGDVQEFRYAYDLKRVFNNENLAYLKNYGEGWGYLSSSVAGVFVDNHDTERNGSTLNYKDGASYTLANVFMLAHPYGAPDVNSGYEWSDTDAGPPNSGAVSACWQDGWKCQHAWPEIRSMVAFRNATRGESMTNWWDDGGDAIAFGRGAKGFVAINHETGSLSRTYQTSLPAGTYCNVQNSTTVTVNSSGQFTATLGADTALAIYAGKSSC; the protein is encoded by the coding sequence CGTGCTCTTCGAGTGGAACTTCGCCTCGGTCGCCAAGGAGTGCACGAACACCCTCGGCCCGGCCGGCTACGGCTACGTCCAGGTCTCCCCGCCCGCCGAGCACATACAGGGCTCGCAGTGGTGGACGTCGTACCAGCCGGTCAGCTACAAGATCGCCGGGCGGCTGGGGGACCGTACGGCCTTCCGGAGCATGGTGGACACGTGTCACGCGGCCGGAGTGAAGGTCGTCGTCGACACCGTCGTCAACCACATGGCGGCGGGCAGCGGCACCGGCACCGGCGGCTCGTCGTACACGAAGTACGACTACCCGGGCCTGTACTCCTCCTACGACTTCGACGACTGCACCTCCTGGGTCACGAACTACAGCGACCGCTGGAACGTCCAGCACTGCGAACTGGTCGGCCTCGCCGACCTGGACACGAACGAGAGCTACGTCCGCTCCGCGATCGCCGGCTACATGAACGACCTGCTCACCCTCGGCGTCGACGGCTTCCGCATCGACGCGGCCAAGCACATCGACACGGCCGACCTGGCGAACATCAAGTCGCGGCTGACGAGCCCGAGCGCGTACTGGAAGCAGGAGGTCATCTACGGCAGCGGAGAGGCCGTCCAGCCGACCGAGTACACGGGCAACGGCGACGTCCAGGAGTTCCGTTACGCCTATGACCTCAAGCGGGTCTTCAACAACGAGAACCTCGCCTACCTGAAGAACTACGGCGAGGGCTGGGGGTATCTGAGCAGCTCGGTCGCCGGCGTCTTCGTCGACAACCACGACACCGAGCGCAACGGCTCCACGCTCAACTACAAGGACGGCGCGAGCTACACCCTCGCCAACGTCTTCATGCTCGCCCATCCGTACGGCGCACCCGACGTCAACTCCGGTTACGAGTGGTCGGACACGGATGCCGGACCTCCCAACAGCGGTGCCGTGAGCGCTTGTTGGCAGGACGGATGGAAGTGCCAGCACGCCTGGCCGGAGATCAGGTCCATGGTCGCCTTCCGCAACGCCACCCGGGGCGAGTCGATGACGAACTGGTGGGACGACGGGGGCGACGCGATCGCCTTCGGGCGGGGCGCGAAGGGCTTTGTGGCGATCAACCACGAGACCGGCAGCCTGAGCAGGACCTACCAGACCTCCCTGCCCGCCGGGACGTACTGCAACGTGCAGAACAGCACGACGGTGACGGTGAACTCCAGCGGGCAGTTCACCGCCACCTTGGGGGCCGATACGGCGCTGGCGATCTACGCGGGCAAGTCGAGCTGCTGA